The genomic region TGCTACTGGCGTTCGGGATGCTGTTTCTGGGCCTGTACCTGATGGAAGAAGCCGTCGAGCCGCTCAAACATCTTCCCGTGGTGGTCGAGTGGATGAAAGGCTTGTCCCACCCGGTGCGCGGCGCCCTGACCGGGGCCGGGGTAACGGTGCTGTTGCAGTCCTCCTCGGCGACGGTGGGCATGGCCGTGGTGCTGGCGGGCCAGGGTCTGCTGACGCTGCCAGCGGGCATCGCCCTGATGATGGGGGCGGAGCTGGGAACCTGCGCCGATACGGTGGTCGCTTCGGCAGGCCGCAGCCGGGCCGCCCTGCGGACGGGGCTGTTTCACCTCCTTTTCAACATGGTGTCGATTCTGGCGGGGCTGCTGCTGATTCATCCGTTCACCGAGCTGGTCAGCTGGGTATCGGGGGGCATGCCCCTGTCGAGGCAACTCGCCAACGCGCACGTATTGTTCAACCTGCTGGGCGTACTTCTGGCGGCCCCGCTGACTCCCGTGGTGGCTCCGCTGCTGGAACGATGGGTGCCGGACCGCCCCCGGGAGGCGTATTTCGAAGCTTATTCTTAGCCAATCTTTTCAGGAAATGTCCGCAATCGGCCGTTACTCAGCGGATTGTTTTCTGACGTTTTCAGGATAATGGTCGGGGCGTGAAGGGGAGGGGCGTTCTGTTTATGCCGTTTACGCGCCGGCCCAACGGGTTCCCTTCGTCTGGAGGGGAACCCGTTGGACCGGTTGGCGTTTCGGGGCGGGAATCCGGAACTTGCCCGAATTCCCTGCTTTTCGTCAGGGCTGTCCACCGCCACCGGCAGCTCCGTAGACCTGACCAGTGGCGTAACTGCCGTCACTGGCGGCCAGCTGCACGTAGATGGAAGCCAGTTCGACCGGCTGCCCCGGCCGTCCCATCGGGGTGTCTCCGCCGAAGGTTTTGAGCTTCTCCTTCGTGGCCCCGCCGCTGGGCTGCAAGGGCGTCCAGATGGGGCCGGGGGCGACCCCGTTCACCCGGATGCCTTTGGGACCCAGTTGTTTGGCGAGGGATTTGACAAAATTCGTCGTGGCGGCCTTGGTCTGGGCGTAATCATACAGGTTGCCCGATGGGTCATACGCCTGCTCGGAGGTCGTGCCGATAATGACCGAGCCGGGAGGCATGTGCGGCAGGGCCGCTTTGATGATCCAGAACGGGGCGTAGATGTTGGTTTTCATGGTCGCATCGAAGTCTTCCGAGGATACGTCCAGAATCGATTCCCGGGTCTGTTGCCGGGCCGCGTTGCTGACCAGAATGTCCAGCCCGCCCAGCCCTTTGACCGCTTCGTCGACCAGCCGCTTGCAGAACGCTTCCTCACGAATATCTCCGGGAATGGCCACGGCTTTCCGGCCTTCTTTCCGGATCAGCTCGATGACCTCTTTCGCGTCAGGTTCTTCGGCGGGGAGGTAGTTGATGGCCACATCGGCCCCTTCGCGGGCGTAGGCAATGGCTGCCGCCCGGCCCATTCCCGAATCGCCGCCGGTAATCAGGGCTTTCCGGCCCTGCAAACGTCCCGAGCCCTTGTAGCTGCTTTCGCCGTGGTCGGGACGGGGCACCATCTTGCTGGCCAGTCCCGGCCAGGGTTGCATGGGTGTATTAAAGGGCGGCTTTGGGTACTTGGTCGTGGGGTCTACAAGCGGCGGCGCGGCCGAAGTAAAAACCGGCCCGGGCGAAGCGGCCAGCACCGGCGTCGCAATAACGGTAGCCGCCAGGGTGCTACCCAGCCCGCCAATAGCCTGGCGTCTGCTCAGTTGATTTTCTTGATTCATGGTTGTATCCGAACGTTGAGTGATTGACTTCCGCAGGTCTGCGGAGTTAAAAGTGTGACTGACAGAATGTAACCCGGTCCAAATTCCTGCGGTATTCTGCCCGCTGCCGAGCTTTTCGCTTTTGAACTGGTTTTTCTTTAACTATGGACACCGGCTACTTGTTGTATAAGGCAGGTTTAAAACGACACCATACGTTATGAAAAAGATTCTGGTTTTACTGGCCATTGCGGGCAATATGCTGCTGAGTCAGTCCTGCAACGAAAACAAGAAAAACAGCGAGGACAGCGTTGAAAACGCCCATGATGCCAATGATCTGAAAGAACAGAACGGCAGCGGGCAGACCGACGACACCAATGATTTTGCGGTCAAGGCCGCGGCGGGTGGCCTGTTGGAGGTGACTCTCGGGCAGATGGCCCAGGAGAAAGGGCAAAGTCCGCAGGTGAAGGCGTTTGGTCAGATGATGATCGAAGACCACACGAAGGCCAATGACGAACTGAAAGCGCTGGCGGCCCGGAAAAACATAACCCTGCCGACCACCCTGGGCGAAGACGAGCAGAAACACGTCGATGAACTGGCCAGCCTGTCGGGTGCCGAATTTGACAAAAAATACATTGACCTCATGGAAGATGACCACGAGCAGGACGTCAAGCTGTTTAGCGAAGCGGCCCAGGAGGAGGAAGATGCCGAACTGAAAGCCTTCGCTTCCAAGACGCTGCCCACCCTGCAACAGCATCTGAACAAGGTCAAGGCGATGAATACCGACCAGTAACGGCCCGGCCGTTTTCCGCTCTTCCGCAAAAACGCCCTGAACCGGCTCGCGGCCGCGTCTTTTTTTGTCCGTTTGTGATGACGGTCTTCAAAAAGCGACATGGCCGCGAGCCGGTTCAGTTTTTTGCCGACTTCCTTATTTTCGGGCCAGGGCAATCAGGACGGCCCCAATGGCCATCAGCGCCGCGCCCGTAATCACCTGCCAGTTGATTTTTTCTTTCAGGAAAAAGACGGCCAGCGTAATGGAAAAAACGAGGGAAACCTTATCCAGCGAGGAGGCCCGGGCCGCATCGCCCAACTTCAGAGCCCGAAAGGAAAGCAGCGACGAAACGCAGGTGATGATGCCCGCCAGAATCAGGTACAGCCAGACCCGCCGGTCGATCCGGCCCAGGTCCGCCAGGCGCCCCTGACCAATAACCACTCCCCAGGAAACCAGCAGGATCAGAACCGCCTGAATCGCAAAGGCTACGTTGGAATCCACGTTCTTGATTCCGGCCTTGGAAAGAGTAACCACCAGGGCGGAGGCTAAAGCCGCCAGCAATGAAAAAAGAATCCACATGAGTTTTCGAAAATGAGTACGACGTTGAGTTGAACAGGGGGATGAGACGTTATTGAGCGTAATCCGAAAGTGCCGGCAACGTTAGCCAATCAGCTTATCGGGGGTAATCGGCAGTTCCCGGATGCGTTTGCCGGTGGCATGGTAAACCGCGTTGGCGATGGCCGCCGCAAAGCCGACCATCCCGATTTCGCCCAGTCCTTTGGCACCCATCGGGTTGATCACCGGGTCGCTTTTGCCGATGAAAATAACGTCGATGTCGGGCGTGTCGGCAAAGACCGGCACGTGGTACTCGGCCAGGTCTTTGTTGACGTACCGGCCGTAGCGGTGATCGATAATGCCTTCTTCCATCAGGGCCATGCCGATGCCCCACATCACCGAACCCAGCACCTGGCTGCGGGCCGTTTTCTGATTGATGACCGTACCGGCATCAATCGCCGAAACAACCCTCGCTACCCGCACCATACCGGTCGCCGGATGGACGTGCACCTCGACAAAATTGGCGCAGAACGACTTGCGGGAGACGGCCTGCTGCTCCGGCCCGGCCTTGAATTCTTTGTTCACTTCCAGTTTCGGCAGGTTATTGCCTTTGAGAATATCCCCGTACGACAGGCTCTCCGCCCGACCTTTGCGCTTGATGGCGGCATTTTCGACGAGCAAATCCTCGGGCCGGGCGTTGTGCAGCGGGCTTCCTTCCTTTTGAACGGCCAGTTCCCGGAGCCGCTGCGTTAACGCCTGACACACCTCGTACACGGCAGAACCTACCGAAGCCGTGGTGTGGGAGCCGTATTGCGGCGGTGCCGGGGGAAACAGGGAGTTGCCCAGTTCGAACCGTATCTTATCCACGTCGATTCCGGTGACGTCGGCCGCAATCTGGGTCATGATGGTGTAAGTGCC from Tellurirhabdus rosea harbors:
- a CDS encoding Na/Pi cotransporter family protein, with the protein product MDALKIGLLVLAGLVLFLFALNNLSDGLKALSGKKLRKGLARFTHNVFTGILTGIVVTTLLDSSSAVIIMAIALVNSGALTFRQALGIVLGANIGTTFSSQLIAFDIGQWAGLPMAVGFGLMVATKRALVAQWGGVLLAFGMLFLGLYLMEEAVEPLKHLPVVVEWMKGLSHPVRGALTGAGVTVLLQSSSATVGMAVVLAGQGLLTLPAGIALMMGAELGTCADTVVASAGRSRAALRTGLFHLLFNMVSILAGLLLIHPFTELVSWVSGGMPLSRQLANAHVLFNLLGVLLAAPLTPVVAPLLERWVPDRPREAYFEAYS
- a CDS encoding SDR family oxidoreductase, which encodes MNQENQLSRRQAIGGLGSTLAATVIATPVLAASPGPVFTSAAPPLVDPTTKYPKPPFNTPMQPWPGLASKMVPRPDHGESSYKGSGRLQGRKALITGGDSGMGRAAAIAYAREGADVAINYLPAEEPDAKEVIELIRKEGRKAVAIPGDIREEAFCKRLVDEAVKGLGGLDILVSNAARQQTRESILDVSSEDFDATMKTNIYAPFWIIKAALPHMPPGSVIIGTTSEQAYDPSGNLYDYAQTKAATTNFVKSLAKQLGPKGIRVNGVAPGPIWTPLQPSGGATKEKLKTFGGDTPMGRPGQPVELASIYVQLAASDGSYATGQVYGAAGGGGQP
- a CDS encoding DUF4142 domain-containing protein, whose product is MKKILVLLAIAGNMLLSQSCNENKKNSEDSVENAHDANDLKEQNGSGQTDDTNDFAVKAAAGGLLEVTLGQMAQEKGQSPQVKAFGQMMIEDHTKANDELKALAARKNITLPTTLGEDEQKHVDELASLSGAEFDKKYIDLMEDDHEQDVKLFSEAAQEEEDAELKAFASKTLPTLQQHLNKVKAMNTDQ
- a CDS encoding EamA family transporter; the protein is MWILFSLLAALASALVVTLSKAGIKNVDSNVAFAIQAVLILLVSWGVVIGQGRLADLGRIDRRVWLYLILAGIITCVSSLLSFRALKLGDAARASSLDKVSLVFSITLAVFFLKEKINWQVITGAALMAIGAVLIALARK